One window of the Candidatus Saccharibacteria bacterium genome contains the following:
- a CDS encoding prepilin peptidase codes for MIEMVIVLFFFGLLCGSFVNALVWRLHAQINPTHRKNNSKRAARHRNANLSIWTGRSVCTRCYHVLAAKDLIPLVSWLMLHGRCRYCHKTISRQYPLVECFTGLLFVGLFLCWPFALHGIGLVLFIFTLICSVLFVALGVYDYKWYILPDKLVFTLLGVAILQAAAMSILHREWRLLIDPALGGILLFGLFWFIYQISDGQGIGGGDVKLALPLGIIAVNPIKALLVLFFASMLGTLGSIPLLKQGKAGLQKHIPFGPYLLAACILVVLFSDRIGEWYTSSLL; via the coding sequence ATGATTGAAATGGTTATCGTTTTATTTTTTTTCGGGTTATTGTGCGGAAGTTTTGTTAATGCCCTCGTTTGGAGGCTGCATGCTCAAATTAATCCAACCCATAGAAAGAATAATTCGAAACGTGCAGCCAGGCATCGGAACGCAAACTTATCAATCTGGACCGGGAGGAGCGTGTGTACGCGCTGTTACCATGTATTGGCTGCTAAAGATCTTATCCCGCTCGTTAGCTGGCTGATGTTACATGGGAGATGTCGGTATTGCCATAAAACTATTTCTCGCCAGTATCCTCTGGTGGAATGTTTCACCGGCTTGCTATTTGTTGGTTTGTTTTTGTGCTGGCCGTTTGCACTTCATGGGATTGGTTTGGTTTTATTTATCTTTACGCTCATTTGTAGCGTACTGTTTGTTGCACTAGGGGTATATGATTACAAATGGTACATTCTACCCGATAAACTAGTCTTTACTCTACTCGGGGTTGCTATCTTGCAGGCAGCTGCAATGAGTATACTTCACCGAGAGTGGCGCCTGCTTATTGATCCTGCTCTAGGTGGGATACTATTGTTCGGATTGTTTTGGTTTATTTATCAAATTTCGGACGGGCAAGGGATTGGCGGGGGAGATGTCAAATTGGCTTTGCCGCTCGGTATCATTGCAGTCAATCCAATCAAGGCGCTGCTGGTGCTTTTCTTCGCATCGATGCTGGGCACTCTAGGCAGCATACCTTTGCTAAAACAGGGAAAAGCAGGTCTACAAAAGCACATACCTTTTGGGCCATACCTCTTAGCAGCCTGTATTCTGGTAGTACTTTTTTCAGACCGTATCGGCGAGTGGTATACCAGCTCTCTATTGTGA